A DNA window from Methylobacterium sp. NMS14P contains the following coding sequences:
- the cydB gene encoding cytochrome d ubiquinol oxidase subunit II, whose translation MIAFWAAALALTLMLYVLLDGFDLGVGMLFGIAPDETARRHMMQAIAPVWDGNETWLVLAATILFGAFPTVYALLLSAFYLPLLLMLAALILRGVAFEFRYKSRRLRRVWDAGFVGGSYCAAFVQGVTVGALVQELPVRDGLYAGGAFTWLTPFSLLCGLGLCLGYALLGAAWLCGKTESDVRDLGFRLLPRLLLGVLVFLGAAFAYALAMNLRVLHRWVERPEMLVLPLVGAAACAGLLYAARRRIDALPFPLVALIFAAAFATLAASFLPYMVPFSVTVTEAAAPESSLSFMFWGAGIVVLPITLIYTLVVYRVFKGKVDVAEHYD comes from the coding sequence ATGATCGCGTTCTGGGCCGCCGCCCTCGCCCTCACCCTGATGCTCTACGTGCTGCTCGACGGGTTCGACCTCGGCGTCGGCATGCTGTTCGGGATCGCCCCGGACGAGACGGCGCGCCGGCACATGATGCAGGCGATCGCCCCGGTCTGGGACGGCAACGAGACCTGGCTGGTGCTCGCCGCCACGATCCTGTTCGGGGCCTTCCCGACGGTCTACGCGCTGCTGCTCTCGGCCTTCTACCTGCCGCTCCTCCTGATGCTCGCGGCCCTGATCCTGCGCGGCGTCGCCTTCGAGTTCCGCTACAAGTCCCGGCGGCTGCGGCGGGTCTGGGACGCGGGCTTCGTCGGCGGCTCCTACTGCGCGGCCTTCGTGCAGGGCGTGACGGTCGGGGCGCTGGTGCAGGAGCTGCCGGTCCGCGACGGGCTCTATGCCGGCGGGGCATTCACGTGGCTCACGCCCTTCTCCCTGCTCTGCGGGCTCGGCCTGTGCCTCGGCTACGCGCTGCTCGGCGCCGCGTGGCTGTGCGGCAAGACCGAGTCCGACGTGCGCGATCTCGGCTTCCGGCTGCTGCCGCGGCTCCTCCTGGGCGTGCTGGTCTTCCTCGGCGCGGCCTTCGCGTACGCGCTGGCGATGAACCTGCGGGTGCTGCACCGCTGGGTCGAGCGGCCCGAGATGCTGGTCCTGCCCCTCGTGGGGGCCGCGGCCTGCGCCGGGCTCCTCTACGCGGCGCGGCGCCGGATCGACGCCCTGCCCTTCCCGCTGGTGGCGCTGATCTTCGCCGCCGCCTTCGCCACGCTCGCCGCCTCGTTCCTGCCCTACATGGTGCCGTTCAGCGTGACGGTGACCGAGGCGGCAGCGCCGGAGTCGAGCCTGTCCTTCATGTTCTGGGGCGCCGGGATCGTGGTGCTGCCGATCACCCTGATCTACACCCTGGTGGTCTACCG
- a CDS encoding cytochrome ubiquinol oxidase subunit I yields the protein MDISALMLSRIQFAFTVSFHIIFPAFTVGLAAWLAFLQARAMISDEPVYDRLFDFWLKIFAVAFGLGVVSGIVMAFQFGTNWSELARRTGPIQGPLLGYESFTAFALEASFFGVLMFGRRRVPRWFYLFACLMVCLGTSLSSFWILVNNSWMQYPTGFALRADGVFVPTDWWAIIFNGVVWVRFPHMVLAAYVTTSFCVAATGAWSMLRNRDRAEARAMVRMGLGLAAILVPLQLFFGHLTGDYVVKHQPSKIAAIEGHWESQAPAGEILFAWPDEAQEKNHFVIALPAPIGSLIDDGTLTGKVIGIKDIPKADRPPVLIPFFAFRIMVGCGLLMLALAWGGMAFYATGRLERARWLQWAIFLSFPLGFVATLTGWFTAEVGRQPWTVYGQLRTADAATPFLAAPQVATSLAVFGAVYALIFAAGTVYIYRMLKAGILPTPAHAGSAANPKRPLAVPGDSPGIPGGTPGGAPTGTPAE from the coding sequence ATGGACATCTCCGCCCTGATGCTCTCGCGCATCCAGTTCGCCTTCACGGTCTCGTTCCACATCATCTTCCCGGCCTTCACGGTCGGGCTGGCGGCCTGGCTCGCCTTCCTGCAGGCCCGGGCGATGATCTCGGACGAGCCGGTCTACGACCGCCTGTTCGACTTCTGGCTCAAGATCTTCGCGGTCGCCTTCGGGCTCGGCGTCGTCTCCGGCATCGTCATGGCGTTCCAGTTCGGCACCAACTGGAGCGAGCTCGCCCGTCGCACCGGCCCGATCCAGGGGCCGCTCCTCGGCTACGAGAGCTTCACGGCCTTCGCGCTGGAGGCCTCGTTCTTCGGGGTGCTGATGTTCGGCCGGCGGCGGGTGCCGCGCTGGTTCTACCTGTTCGCCTGCCTGATGGTCTGCCTCGGCACCAGCCTGTCGTCGTTCTGGATCCTCGTGAACAATTCGTGGATGCAGTACCCGACCGGCTTCGCCCTGCGCGCGGACGGCGTGTTCGTGCCGACCGACTGGTGGGCGATCATCTTCAACGGGGTCGTCTGGGTCCGCTTCCCCCACATGGTCCTGGCCGCCTACGTCACCACCAGCTTCTGCGTGGCCGCGACGGGGGCGTGGTCGATGCTGCGGAACCGGGACCGCGCCGAGGCCCGCGCCATGGTCCGGATGGGGCTCGGCCTCGCCGCGATCCTGGTGCCGCTGCAGCTCTTCTTCGGCCACCTCACCGGCGACTACGTCGTCAAGCACCAGCCCTCTAAGATCGCCGCGATCGAGGGCCACTGGGAGAGCCAAGCGCCGGCCGGCGAGATCCTGTTCGCCTGGCCCGACGAGGCGCAGGAGAAGAACCACTTCGTCATCGCGCTGCCCGCCCCGATCGGCAGCCTGATCGACGACGGCACCCTCACCGGCAAGGTGATCGGCATCAAGGACATCCCCAAGGCCGACCGGCCGCCGGTGCTGATCCCGTTCTTCGCCTTCCGGATCATGGTCGGCTGCGGGCTGCTGATGCTGGCGCTGGCCTGGGGCGGGATGGCGTTCTACGCCACCGGGCGGCTGGAGCGGGCGCGCTGGCTGCAATGGGCCATCTTCCTGTCGTTCCCGCTGGGCTTCGTGGCGACCCTGACCGGATGGTTCACCGCCGAGGTCGGGCGCCAGCCCTGGACGGTCTACGGCCAGCTGCGCACCGCCGACGCGGCGACGCCGTTCCTGGCCGCGCCGCAGGTGGCGACCTCGCTCGCCGTGTTCGGCGCGGTCTACGCGCTGATCTTCGCGGCCGGCACCGTCTACATCTACCGCATGCTCAAGGCCGGCATCCTGCCGACGCCGGCCCACGCCGGCAGCGCCGCCAACCCCAAGCGGCCGCTGGCCGTGCCGGGCGACAGTCCCGGTATCCCGGGCGGCACCCCGGGCGGCGCGCCGACCGGCACACCGGCGGAGTGA
- the mqo gene encoding malate dehydrogenase (quinone), whose product MAAMSDDDNPDVVLIGAGIMSATFGTMLKELEPSLRIAMFETLHDCAQESSEGWNNAGTGHAANCELNYTPQRPDGSVDIAKALEVNTEFDISRQLWAHLVRKGAIPDPRAFIHPCPHMSFVWGAENVAFLKARYAAMSAHHCYHGMEYSEDPQVIAGWAPLIIEGRAPGEPIAATRIVTGTDVDYGALTHLLVKQLAAQPGFAVHYNRKVVALDRVDDGRWAVTVEDTYDGTRQTATAKFVFIGAGGGSLPLLQASKIPEGRGYGGFPVSGIWLRCDVDAVSARHHAKVYGKAASGSPPMSVPHLDTRIIGGKRSLLFGPYAGFSSRFLKHGSLTDLFTALTPHNIVPLLDVAKDNVALTEYLVGQVLQSSDHQFATLKDFFPKALKQDWTSAVAGQRVQTIKPTGKTNPLEEGYLEFGTELVAAADNSICALLGASPGASTAAFIAVEVLEKCFADRLTPDAWLPRLKAVIPTYGIDLKRDAEACRRSRAETAPVLRIDNV is encoded by the coding sequence ATGGCCGCCATGAGCGACGACGACAATCCCGACGTGGTGCTGATCGGCGCCGGGATCATGAGCGCGACCTTCGGCACGATGCTGAAGGAGCTGGAGCCGTCGCTCAGGATCGCGATGTTCGAGACGCTGCACGACTGCGCGCAGGAGAGCTCGGAGGGCTGGAACAACGCCGGCACCGGCCACGCGGCCAATTGCGAGCTGAACTACACGCCCCAGCGCCCCGACGGCAGCGTCGACATCGCCAAGGCCCTGGAGGTCAACACCGAGTTCGACATCTCGCGCCAGCTCTGGGCGCACCTCGTGCGGAAGGGCGCGATCCCCGATCCGCGCGCCTTCATCCATCCCTGCCCGCACATGAGCTTCGTCTGGGGGGCCGAGAACGTCGCGTTCCTCAAGGCGCGCTACGCCGCGATGTCGGCGCACCACTGCTATCACGGCATGGAGTACAGCGAGGACCCGCAGGTCATCGCCGGCTGGGCGCCGCTGATCATCGAGGGCCGCGCCCCCGGCGAGCCGATCGCCGCCACCCGGATCGTCACCGGGACCGACGTCGATTACGGCGCCCTCACGCACCTGCTGGTCAAGCAGCTCGCGGCGCAGCCCGGCTTCGCCGTGCACTACAACCGCAAGGTCGTCGCCCTGGACCGGGTCGACGACGGCCGCTGGGCCGTGACCGTCGAGGACACCTACGACGGGACGCGCCAGACCGCGACGGCGAAGTTCGTGTTCATCGGCGCGGGCGGCGGCTCGCTGCCGCTGCTGCAGGCCTCGAAGATCCCGGAGGGGCGCGGCTACGGCGGCTTCCCGGTCTCGGGGATCTGGCTGCGCTGCGACGTCGACGCAGTCAGCGCGCGCCACCACGCCAAGGTCTACGGCAAGGCGGCCTCCGGCTCGCCGCCGATGTCGGTGCCCCACCTCGACACCCGCATCATCGGCGGCAAGCGCTCGCTGCTGTTCGGGCCCTACGCGGGCTTCTCGTCCCGCTTCCTCAAGCACGGGTCGCTCACCGACCTGTTCACCGCGCTGACGCCCCACAACATCGTGCCGCTGCTGGACGTCGCCAAGGACAACGTCGCGCTCACCGAGTACCTCGTGGGCCAGGTGCTCCAGAGCTCCGACCACCAGTTCGCGACCCTCAAGGACTTCTTCCCCAAGGCGCTGAAGCAGGACTGGACCTCGGCGGTGGCCGGCCAGCGGGTGCAGACGATCAAGCCGACCGGCAAGACGAACCCGCTGGAGGAGGGCTACCTCGAATTCGGCACCGAACTGGTGGCCGCGGCCGACAACTCGATCTGCGCGCTGCTCGGCGCCTCGCCGGGCGCCTCGACGGCGGCCTTCATCGCGGTCGAGGTGCTGGAGAAGTGCTTCGCCGACCGGCTCACGCCGGACGCCTGGCTGCCCCGCCTCAAGGCGGTGATCCCGACCTACGGCATCGACCTCAAGCGGGACGCCGAGGCCTGCCGCCGCAGCCGGGCCGAGACGGCGCCGGTCCTGAGGATCGACAACGTCTGA
- the poxB gene encoding ubiquinone-dependent pyruvate dehydrogenase, whose translation MSTKVADLFVRALAQAGVKRIYGVVGDSLNGLTEALRQDGSIAWIHTRHEESAAFAAGAEAHLTGALAVCAGSCGPGNLHLINGLFDAHRSRVPVLAIAAQIPSAEIGRGYFQETHPQNLFQECSHYCELVSSPAQLPGVIETAIRVAIAERGVAVVVIPGDVGLMAMPGGAPELSAALVPPPPVVRPRDADLDALADMLNAAGRVTLFCGRGCAGAHAELLQLAEALKAPVVHALGGKEHVEWDNPYDVGMTGLIGFSSGYRAMLDCDTLLLLGTGFPYRQFYPEDAKVAQVDLRAGSLGRHCRIDLGLIGDVGETIAALLPKLQAKTDRAHLDDSLAHYRKARAGLDALAVGKPGGKIHPQYVARTLSEAASEDAVFTFDVGTPTIWAARYLAMNGKRRLIGSLNHGSMANALPQAIGAQAAYPGRQIISFSGDGGFAMLMGDLLTLNQHRLPVKIVVLNNGTLGFVEMEMKAAGFLETGVELVNPDFAAMASGAGIFARRVEDPAALPEAMAEMLAHDGPALLDVVSARQELSMPPKVGLEQVTGFGMWLARAVIDGRGTEIVDLAKTNLWR comes from the coding sequence ATGAGCACGAAGGTCGCCGATCTGTTCGTCCGGGCGCTGGCGCAGGCCGGCGTGAAGCGCATCTACGGCGTGGTCGGCGACAGCCTCAACGGCCTGACCGAGGCCCTGCGCCAGGACGGCTCGATCGCCTGGATCCACACGCGCCACGAGGAGAGCGCCGCCTTCGCGGCCGGCGCCGAGGCGCACCTGACCGGCGCGCTCGCGGTCTGCGCCGGCTCCTGCGGGCCCGGCAACCTGCACCTGATCAACGGCCTGTTCGACGCGCACCGCTCGCGCGTGCCGGTGCTGGCCATCGCGGCCCAGATCCCCTCGGCGGAGATCGGCCGGGGCTACTTCCAGGAGACGCACCCGCAGAACCTGTTCCAGGAATGCAGCCACTACTGTGAGCTGGTCTCCTCGCCGGCCCAACTGCCGGGCGTGATCGAGACCGCGATCCGCGTCGCCATCGCCGAGCGCGGGGTCGCCGTGGTGGTGATCCCCGGCGATGTCGGCCTCATGGCCATGCCGGGCGGGGCGCCCGAACTCTCCGCCGCCCTGGTGCCGCCCCCGCCGGTGGTGCGCCCGCGCGACGCCGACCTCGACGCGCTCGCCGACATGCTCAACGCGGCCGGGCGCGTGACCCTGTTCTGCGGCCGCGGCTGCGCCGGCGCCCACGCGGAGCTGCTGCAGCTCGCCGAGGCGCTGAAGGCGCCGGTCGTCCACGCGCTCGGTGGCAAGGAGCACGTCGAGTGGGACAATCCCTACGACGTCGGCATGACCGGCCTGATCGGCTTCTCGTCGGGCTACCGGGCGATGCTCGACTGCGACACCCTGCTGCTGCTCGGCACCGGCTTCCCCTACCGCCAGTTCTACCCGGAGGACGCGAAAGTCGCGCAGGTCGACCTGCGGGCCGGGAGCCTCGGGCGCCACTGCCGGATCGACCTCGGCCTGATCGGCGACGTCGGGGAGACGATCGCGGCGCTGCTGCCGAAGCTGCAGGCGAAGACCGACCGGGCGCATCTCGACGACAGCCTCGCCCATTACCGCAAGGCCCGCGCCGGGCTCGACGCGCTGGCGGTGGGCAAGCCGGGCGGCAAGATCCACCCGCAATACGTCGCCCGGACGCTCAGCGAGGCGGCCTCCGAGGACGCGGTCTTCACCTTCGACGTCGGCACGCCGACGATCTGGGCGGCGCGCTACCTCGCCATGAACGGCAAGCGCCGGCTGATCGGCTCGCTGAACCACGGCTCCATGGCCAACGCCCTGCCGCAGGCGATCGGCGCGCAGGCGGCCTATCCCGGGCGGCAGATCATCTCGTTCTCCGGCGACGGCGGCTTCGCCATGCTGATGGGCGACCTGCTGACCCTCAACCAGCACAGGCTGCCGGTGAAGATCGTGGTGCTGAACAACGGCACGCTGGGCTTCGTCGAGATGGAGATGAAGGCCGCGGGCTTCCTCGAGACCGGCGTCGAGCTGGTGAACCCGGACTTCGCCGCCATGGCGAGCGGGGCCGGCATCTTCGCCCGGCGCGTCGAGGACCCGGCCGCGCTGCCGGAGGCGATGGCCGAGATGCTCGCCCATGACGGCCCGGCGCTGCTCGACGTCGTCTCGGCTCGCCAGGAACTGTCGATGCCGCCGAAGGTCGGCCTCGAGCAGGTGACGGGCTTCGGGATGTGGCTCGCCCGGGCGGTGATCGACGGGCGCGGCACCGAGATCGTCGACCTCGCCAAGACCAACCTCTGGCGCTGA